One stretch of Dissulfurimicrobium hydrothermale DNA includes these proteins:
- the gspE gene encoding type II secretion system ATPase GspE: MDIKSIAGQFNTFLNGGKEKIERLLQKSGFIPHGGDLSVDGAERESGGEGERPLPEFPRAGQGDFPERPPLVNGLPPRLMKQWRVVPLAIDENEVRLAMARPHDLYLREVLKDIYQRPIKPLLASEEDILAAVYRWYEAEVDLGGEDDDDIESRIEEGLWDDPEQLRDLASEAPVIRLVNHVISQALEVKASDIHFEPFRDHLTIRFRIDGVLHDVETVSKKLQPAITSRIKLMAKMNIAEMRLPQDGRIRVREGSRDIDIRVSSLPTLFGESIVLRLLNREEVKLDLTALGLSEGLLGAFEGVITRPYGMILVTGPTGSGKTTTLYAVMNRINSPEKKIVTVEDPVEYQLDGINQIHVRANIGLTFSSALRTILRQDPDVILIGEIRDSETAEIAVQSALTGHMVFSTLHTNDAASAITRLQEMGIESYLLSSCILAVMAQRLVRKICPECRVPYALPPGFVDEIAHALGVDPSRCPTNVWRGTGCAHCAGTGYSGRTGIYEFLLVNDEIRRLIMHGDDSSAILAAAIKRGMRTLRQDGLQKVIDGQTTIEEVMRVTN; the protein is encoded by the coding sequence ATGGATATTAAATCCATTGCCGGTCAATTTAATACCTTTTTGAATGGCGGTAAAGAAAAGATAGAAAGGCTCTTGCAAAAGAGCGGCTTTATCCCCCATGGCGGAGACCTGTCTGTGGATGGGGCCGAAAGGGAATCAGGGGGAGAGGGCGAACGCCCTTTACCTGAATTCCCGCGGGCTGGTCAGGGTGATTTTCCTGAGAGACCGCCGCTCGTAAACGGCCTGCCGCCTCGTCTCATGAAGCAGTGGCGCGTTGTCCCCCTTGCCATAGATGAAAATGAGGTAAGGCTTGCCATGGCGAGGCCTCATGACCTTTACCTCCGTGAGGTGCTTAAGGATATCTACCAAAGACCTATAAAGCCGCTTCTAGCCAGTGAAGAAGATATACTTGCCGCTGTTTACCGCTGGTATGAAGCAGAGGTGGATCTTGGCGGAGAGGACGATGACGACATCGAGTCAAGGATAGAAGAAGGTCTTTGGGACGATCCGGAACAGCTGCGAGACCTTGCTTCCGAGGCCCCTGTAATACGTCTTGTAAACCACGTGATCAGCCAGGCCCTTGAGGTGAAGGCCTCTGACATTCACTTTGAGCCATTCAGGGATCACTTGACGATCAGGTTCAGGATAGACGGCGTGCTGCACGACGTCGAAACCGTTTCAAAAAAACTCCAGCCTGCCATTACCTCTAGGATCAAGCTGATGGCCAAAATGAACATAGCCGAGATGCGCCTCCCCCAGGATGGGCGCATAAGGGTGCGCGAGGGTTCGAGGGATATAGATATCCGCGTCTCATCCCTGCCCACACTTTTTGGCGAGAGTATAGTCTTGAGGCTTTTAAACCGCGAAGAGGTCAAGCTAGATCTTACAGCCCTTGGTCTTTCTGAAGGGCTTTTAGGAGCCTTTGAGGGTGTCATAACTAGGCCCTACGGCATGATACTCGTCACCGGGCCCACTGGCAGTGGCAAGACCACTACGCTTTATGCGGTAATGAACCGGATAAACTCCCCTGAAAAAAAGATAGTGACTGTAGAAGATCCGGTAGAGTATCAGCTCGACGGCATAAACCAGATTCATGTCCGCGCAAACATCGGGCTCACATTCAGCTCTGCCCTTCGCACCATCTTGAGGCAAGACCCCGACGTCATCCTGATAGGCGAGATCAGGGACTCCGAGACCGCGGAGATAGCGGTCCAATCGGCCCTAACAGGACACATGGTCTTTTCGACCCTGCATACAAACGACGCCGCCAGTGCTATCACCAGGCTTCAGGAGATGGGTATTGAGTCTTATCTCCTTTCCTCGTGCATCCTTGCCGTGATGGCACAGAGACTTGTGCGCAAGATCTGTCCGGAGTGTCGGGTGCCTTATGCACTGCCGCCCGGGTTTGTTGATGAGATAGCCCATGCCCTAGGTGTTGATCCCTCTAGATGTCCTACGAACGTATGGCGCGGCACCGGCTGCGCTCACTGCGCTGGCACGGGTTATTCCGGGCGTACCGGCATATATGAGTTCTTGTTGGTGAATGATGAGATCAGGAGACTCATAATGCATGGGGACGACAGTTCAGCGATACTTGCCGCAGCTATAAAAAGGGGTATGCGCACATTGAGACAGGATGGCCTTCAAAAGGTTATAGACGGCCAGACCACCATTGAAGAGGTAATGAGGGTTACGAACTGA
- a CDS encoding type II secretion system F family protein, whose translation MPSFAYEALDQRGQRIKGVDEAVSQEAVLAQLLSKGLQPIKIRRIRPLQAVFGRQRRRFSHEDVLFFTKELGDLLEAGVPLERALSIIADSSEQAGTRELVVAIKEDVQGGKGLSGALSAYPDIFNKLYVNMVTVGEMGGVLPQVLKRLGGFLERSRQIKRFIVTSSIYPGVLMLVGILSVVILITFVVPKFGQIFDDLDQPMPTMTRIIFQASIVIKKWWWIIFSIAATGFFGFRQYIKTPDGRAWWDGFVLRLPLAGPMLLKIELARFCRTLGTLIESGVPILKGISLAGDVVSNSLLRDEIGEIYKGVRQGRSFSQLMKKSRFFPTLMVNLVGIGEETGELGAMLLKVADDFDEKIQHDTKVYLSLVEPITIVFMGIVIGGIILSMLLAIFGINDVAF comes from the coding sequence ATGCCAAGCTTTGCCTATGAGGCCCTTGATCAGCGCGGGCAGAGAATAAAGGGGGTAGATGAGGCCGTAAGCCAGGAGGCTGTCTTGGCGCAGCTCCTGTCAAAAGGTCTGCAACCCATCAAGATAAGGCGCATAAGGCCGCTCCAGGCCGTCTTCGGCAGGCAGCGCCGCAGGTTCAGTCATGAGGACGTCCTTTTTTTCACCAAGGAGCTGGGCGATCTCCTTGAGGCTGGCGTCCCTCTAGAGAGGGCCTTGTCTATTATAGCCGATTCATCTGAACAAGCTGGCACGCGGGAACTCGTAGTTGCCATAAAGGAAGACGTCCAGGGTGGTAAAGGGCTCTCCGGCGCACTTTCCGCCTATCCTGATATATTCAACAAGCTCTATGTCAACATGGTTACAGTCGGTGAGATGGGTGGGGTGCTGCCTCAGGTCTTGAAGAGGCTCGGCGGTTTTCTGGAGCGCTCCAGGCAGATAAAGAGGTTTATTGTCACTTCATCCATATATCCCGGTGTACTGATGCTGGTCGGGATACTCTCGGTAGTGATACTCATAACCTTTGTCGTGCCTAAGTTCGGACAGATATTCGACGACCTGGATCAGCCCATGCCGACTATGACCAGGATCATATTTCAAGCGAGTATTGTCATCAAGAAGTGGTGGTGGATTATTTTTTCAATAGCCGCCACTGGATTTTTTGGGTTCCGCCAGTATATAAAGACGCCCGACGGCAGGGCCTGGTGGGATGGATTTGTATTGAGACTCCCACTTGCTGGCCCTATGCTTTTAAAGATTGAGCTGGCCCGCTTCTGCCGCACTCTAGGAACATTGATAGAGAGCGGCGTCCCTATTTTAAAGGGCATATCTCTTGCAGGTGATGTTGTGTCGAACAGCCTTTTAAGAGACGAGATAGGCGAGATATACAAAGGGGTACGTCAAGGCAGGAGCTTCAGTCAGCTAATGAAGAAGTCACGGTTCTTTCCAACCCTGATGGTCAATCTGGTCGGCATCGGAGAGGAGACCGGCGAACTGGGCGCCATGCTCCTGAAGGTGGCTGATGACTTCGATGAAAAGATACAGCATGACACAAAGGTCTATCTCTCCCTGGTGGAGCCTATCACAATAGTGTTCATGGGCATCGTGATCGGCGGCATTATCCTCTCTATGCTGCTCGCCATATTCGGCATAAACGATGTCGCGTTCTGA